The Methanocaldococcus infernus ME region CCAAAAAATAAAGAAAGTTTATAAAGTTATCTCTTTAAATGGTAAGTCTGAAGTTTTAAAGTCAAATTCTTCTCCATTATAAACTAACTTTAATCTCTTGTCCCAAATATACTCAATACTTTCAATTTTATCTTTATTCTCTTTTAGTAGGTTAATTAGCTCAGTTAAATCTAATTTGTAATCCTTAACATCCCTAATTTTTTCATCTTCTACATTAGAGATTAATTTTAAACTCCTATCTAAGTCTCCAATATGGTAGTTTTTCTCTTTATAGTTAACCTTTATCAACAATCTTGGAGTATGCCCTACTTTACTTCTACTAATAAGATTTTTTGTTCCATTCCACATAGCTTCAATTAATTTTTTAATATCCTCTTCTGTCAATTTTGTAGTTTTTGCAGCATTCTCATTAATTATCCCATAAAATGCTATTAATGAATATGGAACTACCCAATATTCTGTAAAAGTTCCCTGGCTTTTTCCTTCTTTTGAAGGCATTACAGTAGTTCCCTTTATTAATTTTAAAGAAACTCTGTGTAAGCTTCTCCCAAACCTAAATTGAACTGGTCCTGTAAGAGCTATAGGATTTCCTTTAACAGCTATTGTAGCCCCAAATAGTCTAATATCAATTAATTTTAGTAAGTCTTCTTCTTTTTCTATTTTTAACTCTTTTAGCCTATCTTCCTTTGTTTTTAATTCACCTTTTTCATCTCTTACTTCTTTTATAAATATATCTTCTCCAATACTGTCTAAGTAATCTCTAATAGTTCTTTTCAACCTTACATCTGTAACTATATTGATCCCAGTTTCTTCATCAATTCTTGGCTTGTTCTCATCTAATGGATCTCCATTTGGATTGGCATCTTTAACATCATATAAGAATAAAATTTCACTTCTTTTTATCATTCTTCATCCCCTCCTTTTCCTTTAAACCTATCACTCATAGCCATACCCAAAGAAAAGATATATGAGATTTCATTATTTGTTAATTTCCAATCGTCTCCAGCTTTAACAAAATATTCAGCAACTTTTTCTCTTAATTTTTTGTAGTATAAAGTATTATCTTCTTGTTCATATTCCATAAGCTTTTGAATAGCTTCTTTAAAAATATATTCAACTCTCTTTTTATCTAACTTTAAGCCATAAAGTTTGGATTGGAAAGGTTTTGATCCTCTCTTTTTATATTGAAGAGAGAGGAGTTTATTCACTAAAATACCTAATAAAAAGACACATTTTTTCTCATCTCTATCAAAAAATCCTTTATAATTATTAAAGAATTCATCAATTTCATCATAAAGATA contains the following coding sequences:
- the cas7b gene encoding type I-B CRISPR-associated protein Cas7/Csh2, with amino-acid sequence MIKRSEILFLYDVKDANPNGDPLDENKPRIDEETGINIVTDVRLKRTIRDYLDSIGEDIFIKEVRDEKGELKTKEDRLKELKIEKEEDLLKLIDIRLFGATIAVKGNPIALTGPVQFRFGRSLHRVSLKLIKGTTVMPSKEGKSQGTFTEYWVVPYSLIAFYGIINENAAKTTKLTEEDIKKLIEAMWNGTKNLISRSKVGHTPRLLIKVNYKEKNYHIGDLDRSLKLISNVEDEKIRDVKDYKLDLTELINLLKENKDKIESIEYIWDKRLKLVYNGEEFDFKTSDLPFKEITL